Part of the Vagococcus teuberi genome, AACTACCTAGATAAAAAGCATTTTTTAGAAACAGTGAATCTTGAAGGAGAGACACACCCAGACACTTTAAGTGCTGTTGAATCATTTCGTATGGTATTGCCAATTGAAGAAAAAAGATATGAGGCTCTAAAAAAACAAGACTTCAAAATATATGCGAAAGCAACTGCTGAATGGTATGAAGGTGGTAGTATTATAAACCCATTGTATTACACATATGGTAATGATTTCGCGGAGTTTGAAAATTTTTATGGTAATAGAAGTATGGGGCCAAAAATGGCACAGTACGCTAAACAAACGAGTAAGTTATCGTTAAATCAGTTAAATGAAGAGACAGCTTGGCAAGTGATTTCTCGTCTAATGCACCGGATTTTACCAGTCCTTTTTTGTTTGTTAGCTATATTATTTTCGGTAGATATGATTAGTAAAGATCGTCAGCATAAGAGTTTAGTAAATGGCTACCCCTTGAGTGTATTTAAACGACTAATCGCTAAATTGATCATAACGTTTATCGGACTCTTTTTAATGATAATTCCTCTTAGTATCGGGTTTATTTGGATAGGATTACGCCAAGGATTTGGTTCATTAAGTTTACCATCAAGTTACAGTATCTTTCCAATTGATGCCGTGTCTAATTTGAATTCAACTTTTTCTAGCGAGACAATTGGTTTGTTTTTAGCGAAGAGTTTAGGTTTGATGGGATTAAGTTGTTTAGCCATTGTATTGTTCACGTTTTTAATTTCTTTTTGGCTAAAACAAGATTTTATCAATCTGGTCGTCATAATATTAATAACATTTTCCAGTCTGTTTTATCAACGACATGGATTAGGAGACATCTACGCACTTTACTATTCACCAACAAGTTACTTATATAGTGGTGATATAGTGTCAGGATAC contains:
- a CDS encoding ABC transporter permease subunit, with protein sequence MINYLKQEGQDFFHNKKNIVLYLIVGFLSLFFVIKVEPNFKIYETTNLKKIEANYLDKKHFLETVNLEGETHPDTLSAVESFRMVLPIEEKRYEALKKQDFKIYAKATAEWYEGGSIINPLYYTYGNDFAEFENFYGNRSMGPKMAQYAKQTSKLSLNQLNEETAWQVISRLMHRILPVLFCLLAILFSVDMISKDRQHKSLVNGYPLSVFKRLIAKLIITFIGLFLMIIPLSIGFIWIGLRQGFGSLSLPSSYSIFPIDAVSNLNSTFSSETIGLFLAKSLGLMGLSCLAIVLFTFLISFWLKQDFINLVVIILITFSSLFYQRHGLGDIYALYYSPTSYLYSGDIVSGYQGFFWSTPYLTTNRGYLVVGVTVLLLILLLKLSTVKKRQL